The Botrytis cinerea B05.10 chromosome 6, complete sequence region ATATATTCGACCCGGATTCTTCAGGAAGAGGAGCTTATTCGGCACCGTCACGCGAGTGGGAGATGCGGACAATTTTCACCTTTTTCATACGCCTGGGGGGAGACTGGCGGGTTGGGGATGGATGCCCGGCCGCAAGAAGTTACCCGAGGGAAAGGATTTGAAAAACAAGACGGTAGGATTCTCACATGTTGCGTTGGGGTATCACATTTTGCACAGCCTAACCAATTCTCAGATCCACGTTCGCATCGCCGGCGTCGACGCCCCCGAAGGCGCGCATTTTGGGAAACCCGCACAGCCGTTTTCCGCCGAGGCGTTGGCCTGGCTGCGAGAGTATATTCAGAATCGTCGCGTGCGCGCTTACATCTACAAACGCGACCAGTATGATCGGGTGGTGGCTACGGTGTGGGTGCGGCGATTTCTCGTGCGCAAGGATGTGGGAAAGGAGATGTTGAGGGCGGGCATGGCGACGGTGTATGAGGCGAAGATGGGAGCGGAGTTTGGAGACTTCGAGGCGCAGTACCGGGCGATTGAGGAAGAggccaagaagaagaaattgggcATGTGGTCGGGGAAGAAAAAGGATTACGAAAGCCCGAGAGATTATAAGACCC contains the following coding sequences:
- the Bclcl3 gene encoding Bclcl3 → MGWLDFSSKSKKEEKDDTRPSFTWGDNLNATDWQHYTDPRTVIPTILLTTTILVSTRLYRSYLRRIPEAAYIRPGFFRKRSLFGTVTRVGDADNFHLFHTPGGRLAGWGWMPGRKKLPEGKDLKNKTIHVRIAGVDAPEGAHFGKPAQPFSAEALAWLREYIQNRRVRAYIYKRDQYDRVVATVWVRRFLVRKDVGKEMLRAGMATVYEAKMGAEFGDFEAQYRAIEEEAKKKKLGMWSGKKKDYESPRDYKTRTANAAKMLK